The sequence ataaaaatagCTACTCTAAAGACTCAACCCTCAAACTTATTCTTGACATCCCGAATATTTTACCATTGTAGCATGAATTGTCTCCCTGCTATAAACTGTAAAATTATGATTGGATATCGGGTCACTCTTACATAATTTGATCATTTCAGCTAGCAACCACTTCATTCATGCATCTGCACATCCTCAAGTAAGAGGAGGTGGTGACTTGACCACCTCATAATAATAACATTACGGCTATATGTTTTTCATTATCATTGGATATCTCACGTTTGTAATTGCATTGCTGCCACCAGCAGCCGTATGGCTTATCTAGATGTCAATGTAGCATCTCAGAATTAACATCAGTACTATGTGTCTAGCTTGCTGTGTTATTACTAGCTAGATATTCCTTACACTATACAaacaagcaattttttttttttttttttctgttctttttttcgCTGCACTAACATCATGTGTCCTTAGAGAATACCTTTTGATGCCACCAAACAATCCTCACACATGTTGAGAGCTGTATGAAAAATTCTAGCATTACTAATATTGCTGGATGTTCAATGATCTAACTACTTCCCTAAAAGTAAAGCTATTTCGATTCTCTTTGTATATATTGCCAAATTCCTTTTCTATATCGTCTTTTATAATCTCATTTCATTTACTAATTACGTTAAATTATTGCTAATTAAAAGGAAAACATACATGTTCTAACAATAAAAAGACTCCAACAATTGTTTTACAATTTATGTTTATTAATCAGCACGACCATGCATGCAACAGGGAACTGAGGCTGCAAACATGCTCAAATTGGAGGCATggattcaaacaaaaaaaaaacaaaaaaaaagctatataaTTGAAATCAGTTTTATATTCTGAAATaggattaaaaaattgttttcactgattaaaagaaaaattacaactttttttttctttctttttgatggttttgtttaattgaaaaaaaaaaaaggaacaaaacaaaacatatcaCATTCACtcgtttcattttgaaaaccAGATGCTCAAAGATATTCCATTCTCCAAGATGGgacattgaaaagaaaataatttgggATTGAAAATTTAAGGCAAAATGGTTTATCTAGAACTTGTGCTATGAGCACCACACAGCCAAGATGTCttttatcaacaaaaacaaaacaaaaaaagccacACAATCTGAGATGTCATAATCTAGGTGCTGCATAAagtgatttatttttaatttttcctgcCGGACAGTTCCTGCATAAAGTTACTTCAATGTGGATCATCCCCATCCATTGCTTTAGTTTTTTGGAGTGTAGAGAGCCCACTTCTTCAATGGTCATTGCCAATAATGCCCAACATGAATATCTTTGCGATTGTTTAgctgttgaaacttgaaacatCAAAAAGAACATCAGTTCTAAGCTTTTGATTGATTGACGTATAAAAGTACCAATAGGACAATTGATGACAGAGTAGCACCCTATCAATCTCCATAAATCGACAATTTATTGCACATACCCGACCGCTgcgtgtggtggtggtggtgtggcaACGCTAGGTGGAGTATGGTTGTTTTTTAAATtggaaaaattacattttatccTTCTAATCCATATCTTTCTTTACTTGCTCCCTAAACTATGAAAGTTGACACTTCCTCCCTTAAATTACTACCATGTAACACTTTGCATCTCATCCAATGGATAATAATTTAGGAAAATAAATGTACATTCTCATAGTTTATAAGATAAGTGTAAAAGATGTGTAGTTTAAGAAGGTAAAATGTATATTCTCATAGTTTAGAAGgtagatataaaatattatagttTAAGTGGCATAAAATGTGATTCTCATAATTTATGGACTAAGTGTAAAAGGGGTATAGTTTAGgatgaaaagtgtaattttcccttataattttaataaaaattataaattatatgtaaattttactaatgatcctttaataaattttttttttttttaaatcttgactttattaagtttatatatatatatataagaaatacaaaaactcatttaaaaatttatggtctcattttttttttttttttttttgtatataactcattaattttaggagtatttaaaacatttttttccaaaaaatgtaaGAAAATCTTCTtactaaaaacgttttaaattttaaaacttcaaaCACATTCCATTTTGCATTTAGAAAAGTTAAGGATATTGGAATGcatgggtatatatatatatatatatatatatatatacacattagaagaaaaaatgttataatttttatggtTCAGAATTAATTTGGAACATGTTCTACTTTGTCCcataagtaaaaaagaaaagtttttcaTTGAGTTTTGTCACTATTATATTTCTCTTATGTATTTAGTATATGTTCAAACATTTAAAgtgatatttattatttacttcatccaaatttaattgatttatatacATGAGTTTTCTAAACTATTGCCATACTCCAATatgtaatatataattatttaaaaaatattgatttaaaatgttTAAAGATATCTAATTatgattaatataatttaaaggaTGATTAAACATGTGTtgtgaaagaatttttttttttttgaattatgtaaaattgagtttatgaaattttgttatatacaaaaaatatatatattataaataataaaaagacatgTATTAAGTAAGTATGCACATATGTATATGTGTCTGTGTGATTTGGATTTAGaaattatatacatacacacacgtGCGCTAGTTTAGGATATTCAGTTGGTTAtgtattttaacaatttgtgCCAACTTTTAAACCTCACAAGCATCAAcacttttttccccttaaagaaaaagaaaaggctaaatcaatcaatttttctattaagaaaaatgttgaaaacttgtttttttttttttttttttgagtaagaCATTCCTTTTGTTTTGACTAGGAGAAAAAGTTAATGGATGAATGCATTGGTTTAAGAAATATTCTCAAAagattttatggaaaaagaaaaaaataatttatttattttacaactttttatatttctcataaaactttgtattaaaactttcttacaatttttcaaTAACAAATACTATCAGAACACCTGTGAACCATACCCACTAACTAATATCCTAGGAgtccttttaattttcttactttcaattcatttttacTCTGAATGCATATCTTTTAGTGGAGCAGATGCAATCGGAAAAGCCACGTTTAATAAAAGTAGTCTTTATGTCATCAATTAGTTGAGGTATGGTTTGGTACCCACACCACACCGTTCTGTAGGCCACTTGGTAGAGCCAAGTTTAGGCATATGAACCATGCATCTTTTGTCATCAATGTACCAAAGTTTAAATTtctgctttatttttttttttaattttattttatttatcattgtCCCTTTTTTGACTAGACAAGAACATTATGTTACCCAGGTAGTCCCcgatcaaattaaaaaaaaaaaaaaaaaaatttaatatatagaaGTAGAGATTTAAACTGTGAAAAGACCATGAAGTACCAACTAATAAAGTTACAAGGCTCTGAACAATTTTAGTAACACTACGTTTCAACATGAACTAAGAGCTATATTTCCCTCTTTGATGTAAAATGACCTTAAGATGCATTTGCTTGTTAAAAATGAGAATGAAACTGTTTCATAACCAAATGCATTTCTTATACACctattgtaaataaataatttccttTTTACTCAGTTTGGTAGCATCTAAAGGGATTTTGTGGGTCATCAATCGTCATTCAATATCTTCAAAGTAGGGTTATGTTAAGAGTGGTGTGGATGTGGTTCACCTTGAGTTATTTTTGAATATGGAAAAAccatttttaaaaggaaaattattgataagtaaccatttcttctttttttttttttttgataagataagTAACCATTTCTTATTAAACAAAAGGTAACAACAAAATTGGTTTCAatccaattttattaataatttgttctGGAATGAAGTTGTAATCAGTTTCAATCCATAacttttaaaattcaaaaaaaaaaaaaaaaaaaaaaaggtactcaATTCATGCATATGGTcattgtcccccccccccccccctccccgaGAAAATTCTGGGTGAGATGGGCTTATTAGCCATTATCTCACTGACATGTGGAACCCACGCACGTAATAccttctccccccccccctctcccacCCACACCTAAACTCTAATCTTGTACGATATGGCAGTACCTGAACAATACTAGAACTTACCACTACTCAAATCCACAATTCCCATACTCATAGTTGTGATAAGTTACAAGAGTTTTCTACCACTAATCTACGCCCTCAGTAGTACCCGTATTTAGCATGGCCTAAGTAGCATTTGCATTAATCAAAACCGAAATGTAAAGCCATTGGATGTTTCAGCACAAATTGCATTCAACATCAACTATTGCAAATTCACACAACTAGGAGTTTCATAATCCAAGTTCTCATCAACACTAATGGCATTCAACTTATCACATTTTAGACACTCCCTTGGCATTGGACTTGTCATTGCCCCCACCAACTTTCATCTTCTTTGCTCGTCTTTGTCCTTAGAATTAAGATTAGGGCTTACATGTAGTCCACCAATGCATTTCCAGCAGCCATGGCATTAGGTAAATCACGATGCCCCTGCCTTCATAATTTCATTTGTGCCTAAAGTTGCAAACCCCACAACATAACTtgtgatttgaatttttgtatgtgctaacaaaatttaaagaaactGTTATTTAAGATGATGTCAGCATAAAGTTATCTTTACCAACTCTTTAATGTACGATTTTATAATACGATACGATTCATACGATACGCACACTATATCGTACGATTCATAAGCACTTACGATACGCCGATACGATACGAAACTTTTTACACACAATACgatacgtatcgtacgatacatatCGTGTATTGTACAATACTAACAACTATAATTAGCGTactatagagagagagagagatatatatttatataaaaggtgaatagttactttttttttttaaattttatgaacaGGCGAAAATTTACTAGTTACCATTTGGCAAGTTTGAGAGTACAAATTCAATCTACCACAAAAGGCCTTCTTCcatcacaaattatttttatattgcttCTGATGTATGAAATGTACTAACAAGTGCACATTTGGAGGTGGTATATTGctatattgctatattttagctCCTCAAACACCAAAATGATGCTCCAACAATGgagctaaatctattttttttaactccattgctacagtgcacatctataaataaatgtgcactattcatgaaagctaaaaatatatatatatatatatatatattattttattctaccggTGATTAAAATAATTCTACTTGcacatttctttttcattcttttatccgtgcctctctctctctctctctctcattttcactctcatctcatctctgaCTCTAAACTCTAAAACTCATCTCTCTTAATTCACCCTCTTAACTCTGGTGATTAAACTCTGGTCTCTCAATTCACTCTCTCAATTCCGGTCTCTCAACTCCCACCAAAACTTGACGTCACCGACCCACCAGCCGTCTTAGCCGCCCATCTCTCTCAGAACCACGCCGCCGATCACCTCAGACCCATGTCGCCATCCATCAAAAACCCACGCGGCCGATCACCTTAGACCCACGCCGTCGATCAGAGTGCTTGCTCGTGGATATTGGGTAACTGACTGGGAAATCCATGGAGCTCGTCGACATTGTGcttgtttgtgattggtgattttttttttttttttgtttgtgattgatgattttgtttggtttgggttgaagaaaaagattggagatttggggttttttttttttttttttttgcctgctgtggactggtggtggcggtggtggttgtggctgatggtggaggtggttgtggttggtgctgtggatttttttttgggtagtgggatatattattttattgtagtgattatattattttattgtaatgtttatattattttattatgttgaaagttaaaatagatttACTACTGCACCATGTGtatagataaaatagataaaataacttttggtaaatctaaaaagctaaatttttagcttcaTTGCTATAGATGCTCTTTTATGCATCGAATGCATGATGTATTTTTTAGCACATTCGATGCAGCTATTGGCCCATTGCTTTCAAATATAGCTTCGAGCTCTCTGACAGATATACTCATATTAGTCATATACACCCATAACTACAACAACCGACTAAATTATAGTGCTTGCCCACActcttgaaagttgaaacgaTCACAAAAAACAAAGTCACTATTTAAGGTGCAGCAAAATGTAGGCCATGCTTTCTTAAAACATGTAAACAGTTGCATGGGGAGTGCTACATTTTTTTCCCAAGAAAATTGGTTCCATTACAGTTAAAAAGCACCCCACCACCCcaaacacaaaattcaaagtatcaGTACCCATAAAGCAACTAACCAACAAAAAACACATCCCAAATCCCAAAATTAACCCCATACATTTTTCTTTATGGTTTCTCTAGCAAACATTATAGATGTTACCATTTACCAATAACCTGTTGCTTTCTTCATCATTGTCACATTCTTCACCATTAGATGGACACATCTCTAACCCAGTGAGATTCCTAGCCTTCAAAGCCTCAGCCTCCCAATTTGTACGTACCAGTACAACATAAAGGACTGAGAATACACAGGCTACCTGAGCAGAAAGGAGGCCACACCACAACCCACTAAACCCAAACTTGAGCCAGAAGGCTAGTCCCACAGCAACAGGAGTGCCCACAAagtaaaatgaccaaaaattgATATGGGCACCCACGGCGGGCCGCGCTGTGCCACGTATGATGCCACAGCCTGTGGTTTGTGGACAGTTGCCAAGCTCACAGAGCCCCATGATAGGCATAACTGAGGCAACCAAGGCTTTGACTTGCACATCATTTGTGAACAACCCTGCCCATCTTTCCCTTAGGATCACAGTCCATGTCACATTGATTATGCCGATTACACCAGCAGACCCCAATGCAACCATTGCTGCTAGTTTGGCTTTGTATGGCCTACCAGCTCCAAGTTCATTCCCTACCTGCAGACCATGTACTGTAACAAATTAAGAATTGATCCGATGATAACACCAAGGATTTCATCATTTACTTAATCATGCATACAGTCCAAACATTTTGGGACCCATGAATGGGATATATGTGGGAAAAGGCCAACTTTTGTTGGATACATGCTTTTCGTATTGTCAAACATTGAAGGAGTTTGAGCTTTAGTtagtaaaaatgtaaaatgcGTTACATCTCTCTACTACCTTTGTCCAATCACATTACTTGTGTGACTTATCCAGGTCCGTATATGTGATGCAATCACATAACGGCCAAAACTAACGTAGTTCAAGCGTTCAACCCACTTCCTtacccacacccccccccccctctcccaccaaaaataaaaaaggggtaACGCTGGCTCCAGTGATTGATAAACACATCGAACATGTGTCTACATCTTGTCGACTTTGCACACTGGAGCACTAGAGATAAGTTATTTCCATAAAATGGCATAAGACAAATGCCATCTATTAAAACTTAATAGACATGTAAGTCTATTttgattaataatttgatgGTTAAATATCAAATAAGTGTGAAATACTACTCCAATAATGTCAAGTATTACCcgattaataacataataaaataaaataaaaatcatacatgaagtactaaaataaaaattttaaatcataaagtcaaaataaaaacaacatgAAACTTTAAACCCTAAAATATGTAGTAGTCTTTTAGGTTTTACATATAGATGTCGCCATCGAACCAAGACCCGACCTCTCTCTTAGCTAGAAAAAATTTAAGcgaaaataagaataaaatacaATAGAGGTGATTGAAGTACTTACTCTGGCAGAGACACAGCCAGCAAGGGCCATGGGGACAGTGTACATCATGCTAGTGGTCTGAATAAGAATCCCAGTAGCAGCTACAGCCAGAGTTGGATTTGGCAAGTACCCAGCCATCACAGTCACAATCTCATACCACCACCACTCCAAGCATATCCCTAAACAGCTTGGTACTGCTAGTTTCAACAAAGGTCCCAATCCACACCACATTCCTTTCAAATCAACCACGCTATTAATATTATTCCCCACTTTCCACTTCATCTCCCCTCCTTTCCACCAAACATACCCTCCCATCAAAACCACCATATTCAAGTTTGTCAGCACAGAAGCCATAGCCACACCTGGCACCCCAAGATTCATCACCCTAACCAACACTATATTCAATGGTACATGAAAAGTCACAGCCAATAAGGAGCAGTACATCATGGGCTTAGTCACACGCTGTGATCTTAAGAAAACTCTTAGTGGCTGCAACAGTGTGTTTGTCAACAAGTCTGGGAGAGAGTAGATACAGTATGTTGCAGCCATTTTAGTGATTTCTTTGTCTTGGCCCATGAACAACATGATGCTTCCTAGATTGACCCACAAAAAGCTGATGGGTATTATGGCCAACAAAAGTATGAGGATCATGCGCTGGAGGGAGAGAGACAGTAGGTCCCAGTTTTTGCTACCAAAGGCTTGGCTACACACTGGTTCAAGTCCTGAAGTGAGACCCACTAGAACTGAGTAGCCTGTGATGTTGGTGAAGCCGATGGAGAGAGCTCCTCCTGCTAGCTCTAGACGGCCCAAGCGGCCTAAGAACAAGACTGACACTGCTGTTCGAAAAAAAGCCATGAAGTTTGAGGTTGTGGTGGGCAAAGCCATAGACCATAGCTCTTTCAGCTCTTCTACTACCTGTTTGCATTATTATACATCGAAATGAAGCATacacagaaagagagagaactgaaagatttgaagaaaaaaaacttttttttctttgtgggtTTCTTTTACCTGTGAAGCAGAGGGGGTTTTGCAGGAAGAGAAATCGGGGTCTTTctctgccattttttttttttttttttaggaaatggTATCAGCAGGACCTCCTAAAATGGCATACAATCTGCAAGGAAGATTCAATCAAACAGTAAACCAAAATGAAACCCCCAAGTTTTGATTGCTTTCTGAAATGGCATGTAGTAGTCTACTTcagtataaaaataaacaaacaacataAATCCAGAAGTGCTTTCTTTATAATGTCATTCtagataaaaatttatcaatattATAGGAACCAAGGTTTGTAGTGTTTATAAGAGCAAGAAATCCATAAGAAATTAAAGATTGTACAAAAAAAGTTCCGACCTTTTCACTTCCTATTTCCTTCTTGGTTATTCTTTGACTGTGGGAGGAGGTAAAGGATATAAGCGCAGTTAAGAAGGAAGATATAATGAAGATATAATAAGGAAAAAGCTAAAAAGAGTTGGTGGGTTTGAGTAAATTCAAGTGCCAAAGGAGGAAAGGAAGTAGACTTGTTTCAAACACGCTCTGTTTTTGCTTATATGCAATCTTTATGTAGTAAGTAGTAACATAGGAAAAAAGGCTAGGAGAAAGGAAATTAAGCAAAAAAGTAAGCGAGTACTTTGATAATGGCGGCGACTGAGACCTATATTCCTATAGTGTAGGTTGGGCTGAGGAGGTGGAAGAAAAgtttgagagagaaagggaCAGTGAGAATGGAGGGCAGAGTGCGTTTAAAGAAGTTTCGcttataagagagagagagagagaggagatgtCAGTGGAAACAGGACGCAGTTGCTTTCCTTTTACCTTGGTTTTTAGTTTTCActtcgttttctttttttcttttttcttataagagagagagaagtttttactttttattttcactGGTAAATATACTCATACacttctttctccaaaaaataataataataataataataataataatactcatACACTTCATGGTATAAAGAATCGCCACATCTCGGTTATCACCCACTGCTTCCACTATCCATACTTAAAAGGAAAGTGGAGGTTCCATTTAGGTTGTAGACCATTGGCAAGAAtccaagggttttttttttttttttttttttgagaaaaattcaaaactaactTGAGGTAATATTAaagttccagttagctcaattgataaaatttttaatagtcGAATAAAAGATTAGGGGTTCAGTTTCTGCTGCTTACATAAAAAACCGATTGatatcttgatttgatgataaagagttattattggGTGCGAACACCATAAGTtgaatctctctaaaaaaaaattaaaaaaaaaaaaaaaaaaacttgaggtAATGCTtgctatcatttttctttcttcaaaaaTATCCAATTTAATCCCTAAGTAAATGTCACTTTACTACGTTTATtttgaagtaaattttttttcagaagATGTTTactcattttcaagtttttatttgtaagtaaaatatagtcaaacttgtaaaatattttggttggtcataaaattatttataaaaagttgtaaaacattttacctttaaaattttagcaaaacattttataaaaacacATAGTGGCTTCCTTCACCCCCATTTGGTGGCTAGGTCATCAATTCGATGGGCAAGTTCGTTGATGCCAACAGTCTGGTGGCTAGATCCGTTGTTTTGAAGACTAGTGCTGATGGTTCAATCATCGGAGCCATCATTCTGACGACTGGTGTCGAAGGCTCGATAACTGAAACTGTCGTTTCCAATGGTCGGAGGCACCATTCTAGCCATCAGTGATGGTGATTTGATCACCGAACACACCATTCCTATGGCAGTCACCAATATTTTGATTGCCAGAGCTATCGTTTGGGTTGCCAGTTCCAGCAATTCGATCACCGAACCTCTAGCACTAGTGGCTCTGATGGCCGAGTCACCGGTTTTGGTAGTTTACttgaaaaaatttacttttcatACCAAAtaccttaaaatattttattgaaaatgttttacatataaaatattttgcttcAAAACAAATAGAATGTTAAACTATTCATGTATATAATTACCAGAATGCAATCATTGTGACATATGCAGGCAAGATAAGTTGTTCAAAAGAAGCATAAAACAGAAAACTTAAATCAGTGGAGTACTTTCAAATGGTATTATGTATCACCTGTGCTTAGGAagtaaatttgatatttttaaaataagtcttgATAGTATATGGTATTAGTCCAAAGTTCAGAggtgatttttgaattttacctTTGATTATATATTTGTCCTTCAACTTTTACCCTATATTTCAAGATAATCTCTAACCTTATAAACGATTTGAGTTCTTAATCTTTTAAACATGCGTCAAAAAATCCTTGACGTTAACTAGGGATGGCCGAGTATGACCTGGCAAAAGAAAACACTATACTATAATCAAGCACTACTACTTATATGAAGCCCTAATCatagttaaaaaaaacaattaaaaaaaaacatatatatcaGTTGTTGTAAAAGAACACATGCTACATTCGTGAGGAACAAAATTAGGGGATCTCacaaatgaaatatatatatatatatatatatatatatatatatgcttgtaAGTTGTAGCTATAATTTCTCGATGTATTCCATTGGTATAATTTGTCAGTGTTACATATTCGAGCTTTGATTATTGTACCAcgttt is a genomic window of Quercus lobata isolate SW786 chromosome 2, ValleyOak3.0 Primary Assembly, whole genome shotgun sequence containing:
- the LOC115975428 gene encoding protein DETOXIFICATION 54 yields the protein MAEKDPDFSSCKTPSASQVVEELKELWSMALPTTTSNFMAFFRTAVSVLFLGRLGRLELAGGALSIGFTNITGYSVLVGLTSGLEPVCSQAFGSKNWDLLSLSLQRMILILLLAIIPISFLWVNLGSIMLFMGQDKEITKMAATYCIYSLPDLLTNTLLQPLRVFLRSQRVTKPMMYCSLLAVTFHVPLNIVLVRVMNLGVPGVAMASVLTNLNMVVLMGGYVWWKGGEMKWKVGNNINSVVDLKGMWCGLGPLLKLAVPSCLGICLEWWWYEIVTVMAGYLPNPTLAVAATGILIQTTSMMYTVPMALAGCVSARVGNELGAGRPYKAKLAAMVALGSAGVIGIINVTWTVILRERWAGLFTNDVQVKALVASVMPIMGLCELGNCPQTTGCGIIRGTARPAVGAHINFWSFYFVGTPVAVGLAFWLKFGFSGLWCGLLSAQVACVFSVLYVVLVRTNWEAEALKARNLTGLEMCPSNGEECDNDEESNRLLVNGNIYNVC